In the genome of Synechococcales cyanobacterium T60_A2020_003, one region contains:
- the sixA gene encoding phosphohistidine phosphatase SixA: protein MTVDLYLIRHGIAAERGTYAQDGDRPLTPAGQQRTTAVAKRLSDFGLRFDLILTSPLIRARQTAEILREAKLSSTLTESRYLEPEGDFDAWCQWFRSWATEQIGVNPSQKPPSLALVGHEPDLGEWAERLVWGEPRHRLIVKKAGIIGIEVTNPDQPVGTSDLFWLSPPRLLL from the coding sequence ATGACTGTTGATCTGTACCTCATTCGCCACGGGATTGCCGCAGAGCGAGGAACCTATGCCCAGGATGGCGATCGCCCACTTACCCCGGCAGGCCAACAGAGGACCACTGCCGTAGCGAAGCGCTTATCTGACTTCGGCCTTCGGTTTGACCTAATCTTGACTAGCCCCCTCATCCGGGCACGACAAACCGCCGAAATTCTGCGGGAAGCAAAACTGTCATCAACGCTGACAGAATCCAGATATCTAGAGCCGGAGGGAGATTTCGACGCCTGGTGTCAGTGGTTCAGGTCATGGGCAACGGAGCAGATCGGAGTGAACCCATCCCAGAAGCCCCCGTCCCTCGCCTTGGTTGGGCATGAACCCGATTTGGGCGAATGGGCAGAACGCTTGGTGTGGGGCGAGCCGCGTCATCGATTAATTGTCAAAAAGGCGGGAATCATTGGCATTGAAGTGACGAATCCCGATCAACCCGTGGGAACGAGCGACCTGTTTTGGCTGAGTCCGCCTCGTTTGCTGCTTTAG
- a CDS encoding DUF1257 domain-containing protein, whose translation MSHFTTIQVQIKDGDVLAQALNELGYDVEPNAPVRGYQGSTTVAEYVIRQANGYDLGFRKNGEFYELVADFWGTKINQQEFLNAISQRYAHAMLLKTAARDGFTIEDQETLADGSIRVVVGRWV comes from the coding sequence ATGTCCCACTTCACCACGATTCAAGTCCAGATTAAAGACGGCGACGTTCTCGCCCAAGCCTTGAACGAGTTGGGATACGACGTGGAGCCCAATGCTCCGGTTCGCGGATATCAGGGGAGTACAACCGTTGCCGAGTATGTGATTCGCCAAGCGAATGGGTATGATTTAGGATTTCGCAAAAATGGCGAGTTTTACGAACTGGTGGCCGATTTTTGGGGTACAAAAATTAACCAGCAGGAGTTTCTCAACGCTATCAGCCAGCGCTACGCCCACGCGATGCTGCTCAAAACTGCTGCCCGCGATGGCTTTACGATTGAAGATCAAGAAACCTTAGCGGATGGCAGTATTCGCGTCGTGGTTGGTCGTTGGGTGTAA